A window of the Mannheimia granulomatis genome harbors these coding sequences:
- a CDS encoding helix-turn-helix transcriptional regulator, which produces MLDKLDYLDDADKEIMLSYFSLSEAIASLLGEFCEVVIHSLNAYEKSIIKIINGHHTNREVGSPITDKGLQLLKLYQKEKKNTEQVYFSRLNNGNLIKSTTHIIIGHKGKPIGLFCINLNLSTPLDKTISSFMASDPIPPHYKSESFITNPKELIEETFLKAINEIEQHTAKNSKLYKKSIIFYLFENGIFELKEAVPLVAEKLSLTSHAIYKHLREFKNNA; this is translated from the coding sequence ATGTTAGATAAATTAGATTACCTTGATGATGCCGATAAAGAAATTATGCTGTCTTACTTTTCATTAAGTGAAGCTATTGCAAGCTTGCTAGGTGAATTCTGCGAAGTAGTTATTCATTCTCTTAATGCATACGAAAAGTCAATTATCAAAATTATCAATGGGCATCATACAAACCGTGAAGTTGGCTCTCCTATTACAGATAAAGGATTACAGTTACTAAAACTTTACCAAAAAGAGAAAAAAAACACTGAGCAAGTTTACTTTTCACGGTTAAATAATGGTAACTTAATTAAATCTACCACTCATATTATTATTGGTCATAAAGGTAAACCTATCGGTTTATTCTGTATTAATTTGAATTTATCTACTCCACTAGATAAAACGATTAGTTCTTTTATGGCTAGTGATCCTATTCCTCCCCATTATAAAAGTGAAAGCTTTATTACGAATCCGAAAGAACTCATTGAAGAAACTTTTCTTAAAGCAATAAATGAGATTGAGCAACATACTGCGAAAAATTCAAAACTCTATAAAAAATCCATTATTTTCTATTTGTTTGAAAATGGAATATTTGAGCTCAAAGAAGCTGTTCCCCTTGTTGCAGAAAAGCTCTCTCTAACCAGTCATGCTATTTATAAACACTTAAGAGAATTTAAAAATAATGCTTAA